The proteins below come from a single Meriones unguiculatus strain TT.TT164.6M chromosome 13 unlocalized genomic scaffold, Bangor_MerUng_6.1 Chr13_unordered_Scaffold_37, whole genome shotgun sequence genomic window:
- the LOC132651004 gene encoding zinc finger protein 120-like, whose translation MLETCENLAAIGYNGDKHNIEEHFQSSTSNKRHESSHTGEKPFKCTLCGKAFPYTTVLIRHKRTHTGEKPYECNQCGKAFAENSHLIRHKRTHT comes from the exons atgctagagacctgtgaaaacctcgctgctatag gctacaatggGGATAaacataatattgaagaacattttcaaagttctacaagtaataaaag gcatgaaagtagtcatactggagagaaacccttcaaatgcactctatgtgggaaagccttcccgtataccactgttctcatacggcataaaagaacacacactggagaaaaaccttatgaatgtaaccagtgtggtaaagcctttgcagaaaacagtcatctcatacggcataaaagaacacacacctga